From the Solanum lycopersicum chromosome 10, SLM_r2.1 genome, one window contains:
- the LOC101252335 gene encoding uncharacterized protein encodes MIFLRHHLDEGQKIDYLMVKDSLELRIDLKVRYDHLKATALPRARYEWMHLQFQDFKTQYREKDFQKYFELISCLLMAEQHKTLLMKNHEARPTGTASLSEANVMEARDQYEVKRVDHRAYNNARGRGKDKR; translated from the exons ATGATTTTCCTTCGTCATCATCTTGATGAGGGCCAGAAGATTGATTATCTGATGGTAAAAGATTCACTTGAATTGCGGATTGATTTAAAGGTGAGATATGACCACCTAAAGGCAACAGCGTTGCCAAGAGCTCGTTATGAGTGGATGCATTTACAGTTTCAAGATTTTAAGACC CAATATCGTGAAAAGGATTTTCAGAAATACTTTGAACTGATCTCATGTCTCCTGATGGCTGAGCAACATAAGactcttttaatgaaaaatcatgaagctCGTCCCACTGGAACTGCTTCATTATCGGAAGCAAATGTGATGGAAGCACGTGATCAATATGAAGTAAAAAGAGTTGATCATCGGGCCTATAATAATGCACGGGGACGTGGCAAAGATAAGAGGTGA